The sequence TGCTCCCTCACCATATGTCACCTGATAGCTGAAGACATCAAACTACACTGGAGCTCCACTTGGCTTGAGCCAAGAGCTTGAAGCCACTCTGAATATCTCAGCCTTTTGGTCAGCTGGGAACACCCCACGAGATGGAGCTCAGTTCCAGAGTTTGAACACAGAATTTTCTGAAGGTCATGTTAAGTGAGCCCCCGATACTCTTAGTCCTCCTTAAAAAACAGCTCAACCTTCATCTTCATCTGTGTCTCTAAACTGCCACACACATCTACAGTGTTAGAAACCATGCTGCTTTTGCaccttgtttttatttcactgaaccTTACTGTCTTACCAAGTCTAATGTTCCAGCCATTGTCTCGCACTGAATGTAATGTATGTGtacaatattttcaataaaagacATGTATTCATTGTAAAAGGTCAAAAGATGAgataaagtttttgtttttccttttcttctttatttctgtttgtatgaTGCAGAGATTATAGGTTGGAGTTGCTTACAATCTTCAGGATTTGCTCTACTAGAGCACAGGATTGTATTAAATATGCTTCAAGATGGTACCTTGGGGCTCTTGCTGAAAAAGAGGGGTTTCAAAAATGTAATAGGAATGGTTAATCTTCCCGGCATTATGGGTCATGTACTACAAACATCCAGCTGAGAGCCACCAGGCACCAAATGTACCCCTCAGAGAGATGGGAAGTGGAGGCCTCTAGGGGCACGTCACAGATCGGAGGTAACAGTGTCTCCCAGCATTGTTTTCCTCTGCTATGAGATGGGCCTCagccagcagaacagaaagattTCGCAACCCTCCTGTCTTTCTTCCTCCCacagacagaacagaaatactCCAAATCTTTCATGCCTCCAAAAGATGGAGCTGTATTTTCATTGGTCTTAAGCCATATTGCACCACAGTATgataaggacataaaactattagagagtgtccaaaggagggttACAAAGATGgggaagggtctggagggcaagattCATGAGGAGGAGATGAAGACACTTTGTTTGTTCAGCCCACAGACGAGGCGGCTggggggaggcctcatggcggcctgcagctccctcacaaggggaggcctcatggcggcctgcagctccctcacaaggggaggcctcatggcggcctgcagctccctcacgaggggagcggaggggcaggcgctgagctctgctctctggggacagcgacaggacccgaggggacggcatggagctgggacaggggagggtcaggctgggtgttagggaaaggttctgcaccccagaggtggttgggcactgggacaggctgcccggggatgtggtcacagcactgagctgctggagttcaaggagcatttggacaatgctctcagacacatggtctgatttttgggtagtcctctggggacccaggagttggattgaatgatccttgtgggtcccttccaactcaggatgttctatgattctatgatactttGGTCAgcttgaaagaagaaatgttcaGTATTCACCTTGGAAGAGTGAAGCAGCAAAGGGTGTAGGGACAGGATTGAACACTGGAGCTGGGCTGTCTCTGCCTGTTGCTAAGCACTTCATATTTCTGATGAATATTCATATTTCAGGGTTGgtgtctttttctgttctgctttactCATCACTgtacctagaaaaaaaaagagaaaagaataatgAGGGAACCTCtctgtaaaaaatgaaaagggagaagggaagattCCCAAGCGGAGGATTCCCAGGACACTCTTTACTTTGTGTTGTGCTAGTTATTTTGCTGAGGATCCCTTTGGGATCTTTGCTGAAGATCCCTTTGGGCCCTTGCACAgggtgaaatatttttcagtagaaCACCATCATAACCTCTGCCTGGCCAGTaggcacagcagctcctgcttgcACTGAGACTCTTTGCTCAAAATATATAAGGTCCAGAACCTAAGGCATGGTGCTTGTAGCCAGCTGTTACCAAAGGACTAAGGGAACAAAGAAATCTTTCAGCAGAAAAGCCTAGAAAAGAGCTTTGCTGGGGAGATACTCAGCTCACAGGATACTTGCACAGTACTGCTCCCAGGATGAAAACTTCCAGAGAGTTTCTTCCTGGACTAGTGTGTTTCTTGGCTACAACTAttctcagaagcagcaaaagccCGAGGAATCTGCCATGGCAAGCAAATGTACATTCGGGTGGCACTGGAGAGCCTGAGGAAAGCATGTAGGAGATGTATTAGCACAGCTGGAGACCACAGCGGAGTGAATCTTGCAGTGCATTTGGTGCACTTTCATCACCCAGTTCATCAGAGCTTCATCTGTCTCCCTGTTTGCTTCCCAGCTGGTGTAGCTGAAGGGCACCAAGCAGATGTTCAGGATCTGAGAACCTTTATAAGGTACTGTCTTTTAGGAACATATGTTCAAAGATCTTTGTGGCTGCCTCTGGGAATGTGAAAGTTAATTGTGGTTTAACAACTGTTGTGAGGAAAAAGATAGATGAGCCACTTAAACCTGCTAATTCCTATTCTGTGATGCCCTGAGCTCTGCACTTTGTTCCATGCTTACAGTACTTGCCAACAGATCTATTTCCTATGAGGCAGAGGAAGAGCCATGTGAGATATATCACAGGTATGTCTTaatgaggagaggaagagggagagggagagggagagggagagggagagggagagggagcagaAGGGTGAAGtgagaggaagagaggggagTGTGGAAGAGGAAGGTTTAAGAGAAGGAGGGTAAAGAAAGAGGGGAACGAAAGCCATATATAGTTGTGGAGCCTCGCTGCACACCCTGCCATGCTCTAAGCCTTTGTCTACACCATAACTGGAAGAGGAATAAGGACAGTTCTCTGTCCTGGAGACACCTCAGACACATCCACATCCGTCCGTTCTCCCTCCCCCAGGCAGGGTGGCTGTACTCCACTGCCTGGTGGGCATCAGCCCTGGCCAGTGCTGTCCCCTCACCTAAGCCAGGGCATGGCCTGGGACAGGGCCAGTAGCCAGCAGCCGGGGCTGTCCCTGGAGTCAAGGAACAGGCTGATGGTGTGGCTGGCAGGGGGATGAGGTCAAGCCATGTTCTCCTTAATGTAGCACAGGTCGGTCTGACTCCACGCAGAGCGAGCGCCTGCCCAGACCAACTGATTTAGCCAGGACCTGTGTGTATTTGtaaacagaaagcagctgagTTACAAGCAGGTACAGCTGCTTACAAGTGATGACAACcagctagaaaaacaaaaaaacaaataaacaaaaaaaaaacatttccacaaACCATCAGTtaagttgaattttttttttttcaaaaaaaaaatgcttaatgtttcttttctcttttccctctcaaGTAATATTTTGGCTTGAAGTGtacttttttgggggaggggggatgataaggaaaaacaaatgcagtcaGTATGACTTTCCAGGGTTTTAAAGGCGAAAAAGTTCAGATGAAAAATTCTGATCAGCTCTAGTAACAGGAGAAGACAAGTATCAACAACACTGGGCACTGTATTAAGAATATTGGCCCATTTCCCAGAAGTACTCATCTTTTGAAATCTGCACATACAGATCAAAATCTTTGGGAGACATCATCCCGGAGGTGAAAAGCTCCAAGACACTGAATCAGAGGGTTGGGAGAGAGGTCATGACGCAGCTACCAAAACGCAGCAATTCACAACAAGGAGTTGCAATTACTAAtgctaaataaaatatagaagaggtaaaaaatatttcaagtcaAGTTTTATACAGTCTGTTAGGGTGCTGGAAGAGGTTCCATATCTCATTACCACATTTTGAGTCTTCAGGGGCATCTGGTATGGTCCCTGCCACCATCCAGAGCAGGCTTGACTCGGCCTGGTAGCCCTCTGTACATGGCTCCTCCTGATTAGGTTTTGCACCCAGAGAAGAACCCCTTCCTTTTGCTCAGGAGAACACATTGCACCACAGGAGTGTCatggggctgcaggctgctctggtGGAGAGCACAAACAGGAAAGTTCATCTCTGAGCTCATCTTCTTCCTTAATTCCTTTGGCCCTACTGGCAGATGTCCCTGCAGATCTTGCAGCACCTATGTTTAGAAAGCAGCATATTTCCTTGAAGTCATCAGGCCAAATCCATCACAAGTGTCCTTATGTGTGTAACCCTTTGGGACAGTTTACATAGACATCATCTGGTGGAAATGAGTGGAGATCACCTCTGCAGCAAACTGGTCCCAACTCATTAAGAAAACAGGTCTCATTAAGATAGCCTTTCATGagtgtttcttttcagaaagtttgaaATCACTGGAGactttgaaaaataaggaaatggcTCAAAAGGCTTTTGAGGAGGTATATATTCCCCTCTCACTGCCACATTAGAGGTGGGAACAGTGGAGAGGATTATTCTGTGGAGAAGACTGTCCCATTGCCTGGGAATGCCAGCTTTATCCCAGGAAGTTGGTCTCAGGCAAATTTTGGCTCAGTGGGACAAGTTTGGTCAATGTTTATGAAAACTTAttgagataaaataaataaatagcagcagctgtggctgctgctagTGGTCCTCTGGCTTGGGTGGTTCTACCGTCTCCATGTGCCCACTCCTTGCCAAATGCAGTTACTGGGGCTTGCTAGTGGGAGTATcagccaggaaaaataaatctgcattcACTGGTGTTTGTAAAGGTACAGATCCAGTTTTCATCCCTACAAAAAGCAAACTCCTTATGTACCTGGTCTTCATTACACAAGATATTCAAAATTGTTAGTTGCTTCTGAAAACCTCAGTGCATTTATCAATGCCAAAGAACTAATGATGAACTGGAACATCCAGGGATTATTTACTTTGTGTGTGCGTCTCTCCCAGTCACATTCTCTCAAAAGAAATGAATAGGAAGGCAGATTTTTTGCAATGAGATTCATACTATAATTACACCTCAGTGGCTGGCAGGTAAGTTGGCTCAGATACTTGTTGGCAATTACTGAAGCAGTTTGTTCATTCCACTTGCATCTTAACATAAGTGGTTTGCTGAAAAATTCATTTCTAGAATAGCTTTCAGGCAACTTGATGGTAACAGTCCGCctacattgtttttaaaatgtgtataaaaAGCTAGTGTATGAGCTTTATTTATCATAGATTCAAGATGGAAAAACCCCACATCAGGGAAATAAACTATGATTGCTATTTTAGGGCAAGTGCTTCATCACAGAtgtgcagcaaaaaaaaaaaatgattttttttgcaaccaaatgctacttttaaaatcatttgtatTAATAgcctgcattaaaaatattctgcatcCATGTTTTGCACGGATAGTACATGAAATCCATTATCAGAAAGCTCAGTAACGCTGCAGATAGCAGTTCTGTGAGAGTCAGGCAGGGTCTGTGCCTCTGTCCCAGGTCCTccggggctgccccaggcaggctGTGATGTGCGGCTCTGGGGCTGTAACACCGATGTTGCTTCAGCAATTGGCAATCTCTCCCAACACTTTTAAACcctagtattttttaaaatctaatccCTGAGAATAAAAGGGCACCCAAAGCAAATGCTTTTGCATATCTTCCCGATCATTCTACTTGTGCCACAGCACTACCGGAAAGTTTACAAATACAGAATAAGGTGAATAATcatcagatttttctctctgcagttgTTCTGATATTTCCATCTGTGTTTTCAGATACAAAAGGATGAATCCCCAATTTATgtgcacaaacaaacaaatatgtGCATCTCAGTGTTTGTGCTGCACTACTGAGGACCGTGGGAGGCAGCACAGACAGTTTCACAGAGTACATTTCTGACAGGGCAGAACAGCACATATGGAAAAACTCAAGCAGAACTGAAGTTTAACAGGAAGCactaaaaaagtgttttctttttttttgatgttgatttaaaaaaaaaaaaagaaagaaaaaaagttctgctGTTGGgtttatcatttaaaatgttgatttagCAGTGTTTTGCGTTTAAAAGAATTCAAGcaattcctgttcagtttcaAGGGCTGCTCGGTATGCATTGCTGTATATAGCCATACTGGgctaaagaagaaagagaggagcTCTCCGTATTAGTACGGCAACTATAAGACAGCACTGCATTTCACAGTCACAGCCCCATGGGATTCATGGCCATGGGAAAGGATTTATaatgctgctgtttctttttcccttgcagtGAAGGACGTGCCATGGCATAGCATGACTGCACTTCACACTGTGTGCCATGCCCTACCCCAACAGCTCTGACCTCAGCCCATCCTCCTTCATCTTGGCCAGCATcccagggctggaggctgcccATTTCTGGGTGGCGATCCCTCTGTGCTCCGTGTACATCATGGCTGTAGCAGGCAACTGTGCAGTGCTGTTCATCGTGAAGACGGAGCCCAGCCTGCATGTTCCCatgtatttcttcctctgtatgCTGGCTGCCATCGACCTGGCCTTGTCCACATCCACAGTGCCACGTGTCCTTGCCTTCTACTGGTTCAACACCAGGGAGATCAGCTTCAGTGCCTGCCTCATCCAGATGTTCTTCATACACACCCTCTCGGCCATTGAGTCCACCATCCTCCTGGCCATGGCTGTGGACCGGTATGTGGCAATCTGCCACCCACTGAGACATGCTGCCATCCTCACCAATGCCACAACAGTGAAAATAGGGCTGGCAGCCATGGCCAGAGGAGTCGTCTTCTTCTTGCCCTTGCCtttgctcctcctgccccttcccttctgcagctCGCGGGTGCTGTCACACTCTTTCTGCCTGCACCAGGACGTGATGAACCTGGCCTGCGCCAACACTACCCCCAGTGTGGTGTATGGCCTCACCGCCATCCTGCTGGTCATGGGATTGGATGCCCTCCTCATCTGCCTCTCCTACCTCCTGATCCTCAAGTCTGTCTTGCGGTTGGCTTCATGGAGGGAGAGGCTCAAGGTGTTCAGCACCTGCATTGCCCATATCTGTGTGGTCCTGGCCTTCTACGTGCCGCTGATCGGGCTGTCTGTGGTGCACAGGTTTGGGAAGGACCTGGCTCCACTCGTCCATATCATCATGGGGAACATGTACATCCTGGTGCCTGCCATGCTCAACCCCATCATCTATGGGGTGAGGACCAAACAGATACAAAGGAGGATCCTGAATTTAATTCACATCTACAACAATAGAACTGCCTAGTGTCTTCTGCTCAGCTGTCGTCTCCTGTTTCCTCACAAAGCTTCAAGTCGTTTTACACTCAGGGTCTTTGGAGCGGGCGCTATCctctgtgcagcacccagcacatgGTAGGAGACTCAAAGGTGCTACCGCAAGGTAAAAGGTAAATAGCAATTGTAAACTCCTTTCAAGAGTGCTTACCCCACCAAACCTAGAGTGAATCTACTACAATGATCTGAATCCAACCCTGTTCCAGGAGGTAATGtaatgggaaggaaaaatggaTCAGCAAACTAATAAAAAGTCTTGACGTTGCACTTTGTTCCCTTCTCCCCCACAGCATTTGCAGAGCTGAGTGAATACTACAGGTGTTTTTTTGGAATGATTTAATGGTTTGTGCTTGTGACATGTTCACTTTCCAAtaatattttagcaaaatttTTGGCCAAAACTTTGTCTGTAGGAACTACctttaagtaaaataattatACTCAGTAACATTATAGATGCAGATATACACTTAAGAAGTCCTCCACCTGTGATCTTGTTCTGACATCTTGGGCATCCAGTTAAGGCAGCTCAGCCACCTTGTAGTAGACACTCTGGAAAAAATTTGGGCCCAGAGTTATTGGAAGTGATTTTGAACACAATTTCcattaataattatatttaagaaaatgacGGTctcacaagagaaaaaataacaagttCTAAATGTGATATTACCCAGCCTAAGGAAGCACTGTTTCCAAGCTGAAGGTGTTCTGTACTTTTGACATGTACCTTTTGACTCCATGcatacatatttcattttttttcttatatttccaAGATATTCCACATGAAATTAGGGATACCTCACAGCCCTTTCTCCCTTTATTCTCATGACTTTTCTACCAGTGGGACACTACTACAAAAATCTCTTAATGCTATGGAAGCCAACAAGTCTTAGGGCCAATGAAAATAGGCCCTAAGGTGTGAAAGATagcctagatgattctgtgattcaaaatgcatttgttttgacAGGCCTTCACCAACCCATGGGCTTATATGTCAAAAAGTAACATTCCAACAATGTTTTTCTGgggaatgaaaaaggaaaaaacattataTCTAACATTTTTCAGCGACACCATTTCATATTTTGTAAAAAGGTTAAAGATCCTGGGAAGGGatgttagaatcatagaatcatttaggttggaaaaatTTTTtaagaccatcaagtccaaaCGTTAACCCAGCCCTGCCAAGTCTACcaataaaccatgtccctaagcaccacatctatgTGTCTTTTggagacctccagggatggtgactcaatcacttccctgggcagctggttccaatgcctcacaaccctttcagtgaagaaatttttcctaatatacaacctaaacctcccctggtgcaacttgaggccatttcctcgtcctatcacttgttgctTGCGAGAAGAGACTGATCCCGACCCCGtcacaacctcctttgaggtagttgtggagagtgataaggtcacccctgagcctctctaggctaaataaccctGGTTCCCTCAACCattcctcataagacttgttctctagacccttcaccagctttgttgccctaGATATGTTGTGTAATAGGATTATGTTTTATAATAGGATTATGCTGTATATATGTTATGTAATAGGATTTTACAATGAAACATACAGATTTAAAGGTGTTctcatctctttctttcctaatccattgaaaatgtttatgctctttgtcttcccttctttctatttatgaagctgaaaaaaataggaagaaaaaaaaacaacaaaacaacaacaaacaagcaatctcttctttttcctcttggttTCAACTCTTGTCTTGTTATTGACTATCGTAAACTGTGTTCTTCATCCTTGAGGCAGCTGTGGAGTCTACCTCCTTGGAGagcttcaaaagccatctgggatgcattgccatgggcagggacgtGTTTGCTGCTCCCACATACCGactctgcagcagcccctggaaTTCCTCCAGTGAGAGGGCTGCGTGATCTCTGGTTTGAACACACTGGTACACAAGTGAGTTACAGAGAGCAAGTCATTTGTGCACAAAACGCTGCATGTGAGGATGACCAGAGCAGCACTGGGTACTTTTAAGAATGCTGATCTACACTCCATCAGGAGGCCCAGGTGCTCTTGAACGCAGATGTCTCTATCAGTAGAagattatcacagaatcacagggtaactcaggttggaagggacctcgggATATCTCTAATCCAAActgctgctcaaagcaggggCAGCTCTGGGGTCAGGCAAGGTAGGACAGGGCTTTATCCAGCTGGCTATTGAAAGCTTCCAAGAATGGATGGTGCACAACCACTCTGGACCTCTATTACAGTGCTTGACTGTCCTTACTGTGGAGAAGTTTCTCTTTATATCCAATCTGACCCACTCTTGTTTCAACACGCTTGTTGTTCTCCCATCCTTTTGCCATGCCACATTGTGAGGAGCCTGGATCCATCTTTCTGACAACCTCTTCATGGGTAGAGGAAGGCTGCTCTTCTGCTCTTGGGTTGTGCctaagcctttttttctccaaactgaACAACCACATTTTCCCAAGCCTCTCCTCATGGAGCAttgctccagcctcagccatcctGGCAGCCATCAGATGAACATGGTCCCCTTTGTCCaagtttttgcttttatgttgGGGCCCAAAACTAGATACATTGTCTACATAAGGCTTAGCGAGTGCTGAGTAGATGAGTGGGTAATCCCTCGAGGGCATGGCATATCACTCTCTGGAAAGGTCAGCCCAGAGTCCAAAACAATGAACACTGGAAGAGACTACTAGTGAAGgaggaaagagcaaaacaaaaattacagagcatgttgtggtggttttaccttgctaggcagcgaactccaccacaaccgctctctcactccccctcctcagaagaggggaagaagaaaaggggaagaaacaactcacaggttgagataaggatactttaattaaaggaaaaatataattattaaggaaaaattattattaattaaataatgtaattaaagggaaaaaatggacaggggaaaaggggaaaaaacaacaagcaaaggctgtgtggaagtgcagaggaaggaaattcttctctacttcccacaaacgAGTGATGCTTGACCATGTCCTTgcagcagggcctcaacgcacgcagccggtgttcgggaggacagatgttttcacgagagccctgctctgccctcttcttccttttcccaccttttattgctgagcgtgacacTCACGGCATGGGATATCCCTCTGGTGGGTTTAGGTCAGCCGCCTGGTGacggcccctgcccaccccctgcccacccccagcctgctggctctgggggttGGAGGAGTCCCGGTgcggtgccagcactgctcagcagcaggcacagcaccgCTGTGGTACCAGGGCTGCTCTAGCTACACGTGCAGAGCACAGCgctgcatgggctgctgcagggacataACTCcgtcccagccagacccagcacacaTGTAAATCTATACCAATTCACAAAATGCAGTGGAAGTATGCCTGATAGTCAAGGAAAAATTCAAGAGCTCTCCTGCCTCGCTACTGGCAGGAGTAGGTGTGCAGATGTGGCCGCAGTTCTTGCctggagcagcaggacagggagcCCTGCACACTTGAGAGCTTTGTCACTGTGTTGCCTGTGGTGTTTGGCAGGGCTTTAATCACAGTGGTACCAGGTACATTCACCAGCACCCGTTCAGATTACACATGGGAAGTTTGTGGGGTTGTGCTTTGGGGGATATTAAATCCAGGAGTATCCAGGAGAAACCTTCATGGCACCCTGTCCAGCACAGTTCTGTGTGTTGCACCAAGGGGGTCATCCATCTTATCCCTAACATCTACGTTTGCTAAAAGAGGTGTCTTACCAAAAACACATGCTGTTTTGCTTTAGGGCCTTCAACTGACGGATAATACACTGCTGTCTGGTGCAGTTTCTTCCAATTGCCAGCTAACACTGAAGTAAAATGGGCATCCTTTTTGCAGTCTGCATTTCTGTAGCTTCAGGCTCCATGAAAAACATCTTGTTGTAACCTTTCCTGATAAATAAAAAcgcattttatttcaaaataaatacttccaTTTAAGCAAGTTACGAGTAGTTGCCATCTGGGACTTAAAGGCAATTTTGACCCCTGCCACTTTCgtcatattttgttttattaggTCTTAGAAGGCTTAGAAGGGCAAcaaattttcataaaaatgaaaacaatctgTACCTGCCTAATATGATTTGGGAAGTGTGAATGAGTTTTTCAGACACACTATGGATCTAAAGTCTTTTCAGATAGCTGTGGCATTGAGAAATGGCTCCTGCTCATTCCCCATATGTtccttattttgtttccttttgtgttgagagaaaaattaataaagaaaaatgaatgaaccATCctgaaaatgctgtattttatttcctagcCATCCATTTCTCAGAAAGACTTTTAACAGAGTCTCAGAGCAGGGAAGCATGATTAATTTCTGCTGGGTACAGATGAAAACTATGTAGGGTTCTCACTTTCCATCTTGTTTTTCAAACTGCAGGCACGGTGTTGCTTTCCTGGGAAAGAGAGAGGATATGACTTCTTCCTTAACATGTGTTTTTGTGATGACTCTGACAACCATTTTCCAGCTGAATCATCCtttgtcagcactgccctgaaacATTAGAAGAACCCAGCCAGAGCACGAGGTGTTGGAACCCGGGTCTCCTCCACAAGCAGGGCCAAGAGCCAGGGGTGGTGATGGACCGGCTTGGCTGGGCTTTCTGCTGGCCCCAGCTGGCTcctggagggagaggaaagcacCAAATCTATTGTTTCACCATTCTTCAGCTATGCAATGGGGATGATGGCACTGACTTCCCTATCTAAGCCTGTATTAGA comes from Anser cygnoides isolate HZ-2024a breed goose chromosome 1, Taihu_goose_T2T_genome, whole genome shotgun sequence and encodes:
- the LOC106048552 gene encoding olfactory receptor 51E2-like translates to MPYPNSSDLSPSSFILASIPGLEAAHFWVAIPLCSVYIMAVAGNCAVLFIVKTEPSLHVPMYFFLCMLAAIDLALSTSTVPRVLAFYWFNTREISFSACLIQMFFIHTLSAIESTILLAMAVDRYVAICHPLRHAAILTNATTVKIGLAAMARGVVFFLPLPLLLLPLPFCSSRVLSHSFCLHQDVMNLACANTTPSVVYGLTAILLVMGLDALLICLSYLLILKSVLRLASWRERLKVFSTCIAHICVVLAFYVPLIGLSVVHRFGKDLAPLVHIIMGNMYILVPAMLNPIIYGVRTKQIQRRILNLIHIYNNRTA